The genomic region GGAGCCCTGCCCCCCGCTTTGACTCAGGTGAGTCTGATAGCTTCCATCCCAGTCACCCTCCGGCACATCCTCGACCACTCCTGAAAGCGAGTAGGAAGCACGAGTTCGGAAAAGTGATCGATATCCAATCCCGAGTCTCCAGTCCTTCGGAAGAGCCAGAGTAAACTGGAAGGCCGGGAAATCCTGCCTTCCCTCCTTCCAGGTTCCTCCGATCGTGTCCCGACTTGCAATCCGAAACTGCAGGACGCTGGCATAAGTCACTCCATCGAGCGAGGCCAGAAGGGCCGGGTTTGAGGGAAGCCCGCTGGCAAGATCCCAGCGCGCTTCTGCGCTTCCGCCCAGAGCAAGGTCGTGGGCGTCTCCGTTGAGAAGCATTTCGCCGGGCAGTTGAAGTTCGATCGGACTTTCGGCAAGAGCAAGGGAGGCTACGGCAAGGAGGAGGAGGAAGAACCTAGTCAAAATCAGGCCTCCCCGTACTGAAGACTTCCAGCCTCGGACTCAGCCCGGGGCCTTCCTGGTGCCATCGGAACGATCGCAGGCGTTCGTCTAATCCGTTCAGTTCCAGAATCAGACCGTGATTGTCCGCTTCCCCGTGAATCCAGTCCTGCAGCCAGGATGTGATGGTCAGCACCAAAGGATCCTGGAGCTGTGACGAGGAGGTATAGAGGTCTACCGAACTTTGAAGAACTCTTGCATCCTCCGGAAGCAGCGGCGAAGAATGATCCAGGGAGTCAAGCGGAGCGAGAAGGCGAAGACTGATTCCCCAAGGCCCGTCTTCCTCGGGTCCGACCCCGAAGGTGGCCAGAGAGTCCGGGTAGAGTGAAAGGCGCGCACCAAGAACCACGATGCTCGAATCTAGCAGGCTTTCTGGCAGATCCAGTTCAAGGTGGCAGTATCGGGGAAGTCCGCTGGCCAGTTCCAGCGTAGCATCGGCTTCAGAACTTCGGCCGAGAGCCAGACCGTTTCTTTCGCAATCCTTGTTCCAGTCCGGTGTGTCTCCCCCATCCGTTTCATACTGAATCTTCAGGGAAGCCCTGGTCGCCGAAGCTTCTTCGGAATCGGCATCATGAGCAAGAGAGGAAATCGCATAGATCCGGAGAATCCCGTCGTCGCTGTCCTGGGCGAGTTCCAGAGCGATATGAACTTCCTCCCCCACGGCACTCGAATCGACCCAGGCCTGCACACTGTCGAGAGGAAGAGGAATCCCGTAGAGCGTCTGATAGTCGGTAATCCGGAAATACTCGTCGCTGATCGCCCAGGCATCCAAAGCCTCCAGAGACTCCAGAGGTTCTTCCGGATCCGGCCAGGAGGAAAGACGAAGAAGGCGAACCTGCAGGTCGCGTTCAATGTGAGGATTGTCCCAGGGGGCATCTTCTTCCACGGGCCAGAACTGCGGTGGTAGATGGAGAAGCAGTCCGGCCTGCAGAAGGGATGAGGGCGAACCTGCGAAATCGTCCAAGTGAAAACTGAAAAGGGGCTCGGAGTGAAATCCGCTCACACTGTCTCGCCCACAAAAGAGCATTGTGGGATTGAAGAGGGGAAGCGGCTCATCCCATGAGAAGATGGAACTGACCAAAGTGGAGTCCACCATCCGTTCCACCACAGGAGGAACCGGCAGATCCGAAAGCTCGGGGCCCAGAGGAGTAGGGCCGGGTCTCAGGCAGGCCGCCGTCAGCAAGAGCAGAAGCCCGAGTGCGATCAGGGAGTTTCTCACGCAATCCATCCAGAATTCAGGTTTCAAAAGAAGCTGCCGAGAATTATCACAGCCCCCCAAGCTTGTCAAACAAGCCCTTGATCTTGTGAAAGATAGCTAAAATCTGCTGAGAAGAAAGAGTTCCACCCCGTCAAATGCGGGTTCGTAACGGCAGACCCCGCCCACGCAGAGATACCCGGAGCGGCGGCCACCCACTCCCAGGCGCAGTTCATGGTGCTTGCCCAGGTGCCTTGCGAACTGCACACCGGTCCAGCGTGTCCGCTCTTTTTCCTGCCTCTCCCAGATCTGCTGATCCCTTGACCAGTTCAGAAACTCGGTGTAGAGGGACAAACTCCAGCCGTCCCAGTCCTGATACTCCAGCATCAGGAACTCGTCATCGTACTGGCCAACGATGTCAGAGTTCTTGTGTTGATGCTCCCACTGGAAAGTCCAGTTGCCATGCTCGCTGCTGATATGGAGATCCATCACCAGAGTCAGATAATAGTCCAGACTCCAGCGTGCAAGAGAATCACTGGCGGCCACCTGTTGGAAGTCAAGCATCAAGTGCAGGGGCGCATCAAGAGCGGCCAGAGTCCCATCCCACTCGAGGAAGGACTCCCGGAACTCCCCGTCCAGCTTGCCCTCTTCCAGAGACCGACTCTCTGCATAGGAAACGGTGAAGATCCCTTTCGAAGTACTGGCCGAGAGGTCCAGCAGGATTCCCTGTTCGTCCTCCGGGTCGAGTTCGTGGGGATGCCGGTTCAGCAGCGTCGCCCGCGCGTCATGCAGAAGAACCGGAGGCTGGTTCATGAGCTTGCCGTCATGGGTCTTCAAGGCAAAGTTCTCGTACTGTTTCAGGGCTCCAAAAGCCGTAAAGGGCCCCGACTGCCAGGAAGCTTCCAGGACATGACCCTGCCCGTTCTCCCGTCCCGGTCCCCGCAGCTTCCGGCCTCCCTCCCAGTCCAGAGAGAAGGTCTCATTCTGAAAACCCGCACGAAGGGACTGCATCTGGGGGGAGAATTCCGAACCATCCTCCATGACCAGAGCACTGCCCCCGAAATGATGGCAATTCAAGCGGTAGTCAAAGTCCAGGCCGCTAATCCGGTCCCCGCGCTTGCGCTCGCCCGTTTCCATTTGACCATTTTCCACGCGCCCCGTCAGAAGAGAGGCAGTCCAGTTCTCTTCCTCCTGCTCAAGAAGCAGTCCATCCAGATTCGTGTCCACTCGCAGATCCCGGTTCTCAAAACTGCGGAGAACCATCCCCCGACCGAAGAGCTTGGTGAAAGTACCGACCCTCAGCCTGCTCTTCCCCATCGTGAACTCCGCAAAGCGGTGACTCAAGCCCTCGCTGGCTTTCCCGTCCGTACTCACCGTGGGGTCAGGCGGAGAGAAGGAGGAATATCTCAGCCCGAATCTCCAGGCCTCGCCATAGAGATCCAGATCCAGCCAATCCTCGATGATGTCGATCTCCCTTTCGGGGTCGTGGCTTGCCTGAAGCTCATTGGAGGCCATCAGGGAGAAATCCTGCGCAAACACAGGCAGGGCCAGAGGCAGCACCAAAAGGCAGAGGGAACTAGTTTTCACGGCTCTTGTCCTCCGGGACGGATAGCGCGGGCAGTTCTTTTTCCAGGAGCGCCTCCCAGCGTTTTACGGTTTTGGGAGGAAAACCCGTCTGCAAATCCAGCATCCGGCCATCGGGGGCAATGAGGACATTGTAGGGAACTCCCCGCCCCCCCATCATCCGCAAGGCCTTCTGGTTCGGATCCGTGTAGACCGGAAACTGGAATCCGTGGCGCTTGACGAAGGGCTTTACCTGTTTCTGCGTTCGCGGATCATCGATACAGACCGTCAGGAGGGTCAGCCCCCGCTCTTCCCACTGCTCGTGGAATTTCTCGATCTGGGGAAGCTCGGCAAGACAGGGCTTGCACCAGGTCGCCCAGAAGTTCAGGAGAACGGCCTCTTCTCCCAGGAAGTCATCGAGTTTGTGCTTCTTCCCGGACAAGTCCTGAAGAATCACATCCGGAGCCCTGCGCGCTTTCTCCGCCAGTGCAGAAAAAGCCATCAGAAGGACAAGAACACACAGGAGAATCCTCTTCATTGCGATTCCTTTCGCAGAATGCTGATCAAGCAATCTATTTCAGCAGGAGCATCCGGCCCGTGGCCTGCCCCGCATCTCCCTGAATTCGATAGAGGTAGACTCCGCTGGACAGGGCCCTTCCCCCCGCATCCTCCGCCTGGAAAGGCAGCCGGTTGCTTCCCTCATGAACCGTGAGCAGGCGTTGCTCGATAAGTCTCCCCTCAGGCGAGTAAATCAGCAAGGTTGCCAGGCCTGCAAGCTCTGAATCGAAGACGATTTCCGTCTTTGGGTTAAAGGGGTTTGGGAAGTTTCCGCGAAGGAGCAGACCCGCAGCAAAGTCCCCGGGATCCACGCCCACCAGATTCTCGTGTACGCCCCGCAGTTGATAGGACTCGCTGTGGGTGAGCGGAATGTCTGCGACCGTCATGTCCACAGTGCCCACGCCCTCGACAGCGCCAAGATTGATATAGACCCGCAGTTCGGAAATCCCGAGACCTGCGATGTTTGCAATCACATCATGCACCGTGGGACCGTAACAGAATCCGTCCACGCAGATCATGGCCATCCAGTCAGCGGGCAGGGCCTCCGACTTGTGGATATCAAAGTCGGCGGCGGAAGCCCCGAGATTGCTGATGTAGGCGTAGTAGGTCAACTGCTCGTAATCCGCGCCCGCATCGGCCAGTTCCACGGTCGTCACCGTAAAGGGAGGAATGGAGGCAAATCCGGAATGGTAGGCCCGCAGGACAAGATCTTCGATGTCAGCACCGCGACCGGCGGAGAGATCCAGCAACACGCGACCTTCATCGGGGACATCATCCAGATTCACATAGAGCTTCAGTTCCGTGCTGCCCCCCGGAGCCAGATCAAAGGTGACCGTGTTCTGCGAAGGGCTATAGCAATAATCATCCAGACAGATCATCGAAAGCCAGCCGGAGGGCAGAGAGCCTTCATCCTTGCTCAGGGTGAAAGACTGGGAAACGGGAGCCAGGTTCCGGATGTTCGCAAGGAAGGTCAACTGCTCATAGTCTCCTCCCACGGCACTGAGGACCTGAGGCTCAAAGAAGAACTCCACCGGTGAGTCCTCGTGCACCCCCACGACCTCATAGTCTTCCCGCAGGGTTTCCGGATTGTCGGCCACACTCATTGCCACTCTTCCCACGCCCGTAGCCACTCCGACATTCATGTAGAGGCTCAGGATTTCCAGAGCCCCCGGATCCACACTGGCCATGACATCGTAAACTTCCGGACCGTAGCAGGTAACCCCCACGCAGATCAGGCTGATCCAGTCTGCGGGAAGATCGTTGACCTTCGAGATATCAAAGCTGAGAGCGGCTTCACCCAGATTGCTGATGTAGGAGTAAAAGGTCAGCTGCTCGCCGGTTCCTCCCACCTCATTGAGATTCAGTGGCGTTACGGTAAAGTCGGGAATGTCACTGCTCCCACTGTGCCAGGCTTGAAGAGGCAGCCCCGTGAACCCGTCACCAGCACTGCTGGAAAGGTCCATGGTCATGCTACCGGAAACCGGAGAGTCGGAGAGGTTCATATAAAGATGGAGAGTCTCACTGGCTCCGGGTGCAAGATCGAAGCTGGCCTCATCCACTTCCGGCCCATAGCAGTAATCCCCGACACAAATCAGTCCCATCCAACCGGCAGGAAGATCCTCATCGTGCTTTCCTACGGTGAGAGTGATCAATTCAGTGCCCGTGTTTTCCACGACTGACTGAAAATCAATCTGTTCGTAGTCACCGGCCACTGCCGAGACAAGCGATGGCGTGAAACTGAAGCTGTCCTCAGCCAGGGTCGGAACAGTGAGAAGAGAGATCATACAAAGCGTGAATAGCATGCTACGCATCAGGGTCCTCCAGAGTTGTCTTCCATGGCTGCGTCAAGAATGAGTTGATCCCCGGACGAGCTTTGCACAAAGGCTGCCGCCCGGAGACTGTCGGGGTTTACTTCATTGAAGTCGGGGGTGAAAACCACCAAGGCGGAAAAGGACTCGCCCACATTCAAGGAGATCGGAATACCGAGGGCACCGCTCTCACTGTTCACATGCCGCACTGAGTTCAGAAACTCGGTTTGACCGTTGTCTGCGGCATATTCCACATGGGTTTCGTATAGAAGAAGGTAAAGCCTCCAGGCTCCGGCTCCCGGATCCAGAAGCACCTCCCCCTCGGCGCTGACCGTAATCTCACTCTCGGAGCTGTGACTCTCTACCTGTAGCGAGAGAGAGGGTTCGGCAAGAAGCCGATACTCTGCGGCCGCACGGATGGCATCACTGTCAAAGGGATCCCCGACTACGGCTCCATCCACACGGATGTTCGGGGCGGAGGAGATCCCATAGAACTGGTAACGCTGATTCTGCATAGCGGGATTGTACTGATAGAATGGATCCCCCCACTGGGGCCAAAAGACATGGAAGGCCAAAGGAAGAACCTCTCCGGAGATCACCTCCACCGCCTCCCAGAGCGCCTCATCCGCCTGTGGGCAGGTCGAGCAGTCCGTGTTCGAGAAATCCTCGATAATCACCAGGCGCTGAACTTCCTCCGGCAATTCTTCTGCAAGGAAGGTCAGGGTATCGTGGCTTCCGGCATGCAGGGACAAACTGGTTTCAGCGGGGCTGAAAAGGAAACCATCCTGCTCAAGTGCAAAGAGATAGGACTCTCCTCCCGGCAGTTCCAGTTGCAGGGGAATCGTCCCTTCCTGCAGGTTTCCCGCAACCCTCAGGCTGGCCCCTTCATGCGAGAGACCCGCCTCATCGCGAGCTTCAAGCCAGAGAAAGGCAGAGTCCGAAGGATCCGGAGCCAGAGGGTCCTCCTGACCACAGACAGTAACCTGCAGGAGAAAAATCAGGGGAGCCATGAGAAGAAGACGCACAAATAACCTTCACTTTTCGCGAGGGCGGAAAGTTCTAATTGCCTAGGTTAACAATAGGATACCAGAAATAACCAAGCCTCGCAAGGAAGAGACTCCGGGGGTATCAGACAGGGCTGCCCAGCGTTGCGGCGATCGCCAATCTCTGCTCCAGTCCCAGTTCCAGAGCTTCCAGCAGTTGGGGCCGAGACACCCTTTCCACATCGTCCAAAGCGGCAATACTTTGCGAGAGGGAACGCACCTTGAGACGGAGACGAAAGCTGGATCCCAGAGATTCGAGTTGCCGGTCCAGCCAGTCAGATTCCGGTTTTTCAATCCTGGGGGAACTCTGGAGCAGTCGTATTCTCGACTCCAGGACCCTTGATCTGGCGGTCCTTCTTCCCTGCTCCTTTTCCCTGGAAGGACTCCAGGGAGGAACTTCCAGAACAAGGTCCAGACGATCGAGGAGGGGGCCGGAAACTTTACCCAGATAGCGCCGGACCTGTGAAGGCATGCATCGGCAGTGTTCTTCTCCCCGCAAGCTCTGCCCACAGGGGCAGGGGTTCATGGCCGCCACCACTTGAACTCTGGCCGGCCACCGGATCCTGCCAGCGCCTCGACTCAGTACAAAGGAGCCACTTTCAAGAGGACCCCGAAGCGCCTCCAGAACATTGCGATGGAACTCTGGAATCTCATCCAGAAATAGAAGGCCCTGATGGGCAAGGCTCAATTCCCCCGGCCTTCCGCCCCGCCCCGTTGATCCGAGGAAACCGGCCAGACTGATCCCGTGGTGAGGGTTTCGAAAGGGACGAGGGCCGGGAACAGAAAGCGGCAGTCCGGCCAGTGAACGCAAGGCCATCACTTCCCGCTTTTCCTCGGGAGCAAGGTCCGGCAGAAGTGTCGCCAGAGTCCGGGCAAGAAGTGTCTTGCCATTTCCTGGAGACCCGACCAGAAGCAGGTGATGCCCGCCAAGGGCCGCCAGCTCCAGCACCCGCTCAAGGCGCGGAAGCCCTTCGATCAGGGGCAATGGTTCCGGTTCTCCGGGAGAGTGGCTGCTGCTATTCCCGGTGGAGATAGGCAATCGAGCCTCCCTCTTTTTTTCCACCCACTCGATCACCTCGCGTAGATTGTCCAGCACCCTGACGGGAATGCCCTCGATGAGAGCAGCTTCCTCCCGGTTGCCCGAAGGGAGCAAGACCCCCGCAGCTCCCGCCTTCCTGGCAGCATAGGCAAGAGCCAGAGCACCGCGAACCGGGCGAAGGCTTCCATCGAGAGCCAGCTCTCCGAGAATCCACCAGTCTTTCCCTCGTTGCGCCCTGACTTGTCCGGAAACTTCCAAAAGACCCAGAGCGATTGCAAGATCAAAGGAAGCACCTTCCTTCGGCTCTTCTGCAGGCGCGAGATTGACCGTGGCCCTGCCCCTTGGCGGAGAAAAGCCGTTCTCTTTCAGGGCGCCCAGAACCCTGTCACGGCTCTCCCTGGTTGCCGCGCCGGCCAGACCCACCAGAGCGAGAAAGGGAATTCCCCGACTGAACTGAACCTCCACTCGAACCGGAATCGCCTCCAGCCCGCGGAGACTTCCTCCACTCCAGCGACAGTGCATCTAGACCTCCTTCCGGGGACTTGCAAATCACGAGCCGGTGGATTTGAAGCCCGGCAGAAGGAAACAGGCCGATTTGGAAAACTTGCCGGACAGTTCCCAAAAATGCGTCCAGACTCTTGACGCAGTCCCCTCGAGTTTTGCATTCTTGGGCTGTTCCCATTTAGGACTTTCCGATTGAGGTCAGAAGAGGATGAGCGAAGAAACCAGGTTGGTGAACTGCGAAGAATGTGGCGGCACCGGAATGGTCGAAGACGACGAGTGCAGCTTCTGCATGGGTAATGGAAAAGTGGAGGTCGACGAAGAGGAGACCTGGGATGTTTCCGAGACCGGCGAGGTCGCCACAGATGTGGACGAAGGGGATCTCGAGGAAATGGACGAGATCCTCGAGCCTCTCGAAGAAGAGGACTTCTAGTTCAGGCAATCCCCCGGTAATGTTCCAACTGCAGTTGTCCGCCTTCGGGGCATCCGTCAATGGTGATCAGGTCCAGCCGCATTTCTCCATTCCAATGCATCCGGCACTGCACTCTCTGCATCGCGGAATGAAGCCTGCGCAATTTCCCGGGATGCATACTGTCGAGTGAAGTACCGAAGGACCTGCCGCTTCGCATCCTCACTTCCACGAGAACCAGACAGTCCCCTTCTCTTGCAAGGAGATCAATCTCGTGGCGATCCACGATCAGGTTCCTTGAGAGAATGACATGGCCTGTCATCTCCAGAAAGCTCTCTGCCATCCTCTCCCCGAGCCTTCCGAGAAGAGCGCGACGATTTCTCTTCGAGGATTCGCCCAAGAAAACTCCTTCGATGAATCGGGCAGGGGCCGTGAAGACGAATCGCATCCTCATGGGAGGAGGAACCGTAGCCTTTGTGAGAGTCGAAACCGTAGTCGGGATATTGGAGGGAAATTGATTTCATCCAGCGGTCCCGATGCACCTTCGCAAGAACGGAGGCCGCAGCAATGGAGAGGCTTCTGCGGTCACCCCCCACATGAGCCTCCGAAGGGGGCAAACCGGAAGGGCAGTGATTGCCGTCTACCAGAAGAAGCTCGGGCTGTAGCGGAAGTTGCATAACCGCTTCTCTCATGACATGGTCCACCGCCTTGCGAATCCCGACCCGGTCGATCTCACCGGCAGGAAGGTCTGCGATGGCCCAGGCCAGTGCTTCCTTCCGGATTTCCTCCGCCCACTTCTCTCGAGCCGCCGGCCCCAGCTTCTTGGAATCATCCAGTCCCGGCGCATGAAAGTCGCGGGGAAGAATCACGGCGGCCGCAGTTACCGGACCTGCCAGGGGTCCTCTGCCCACCTCGTCAACACCTGCGAGAATACGGCCCTTCGCTCGATCCCTGTCAAAGTCGCGAAGTTCCCGGAAACGCTGAAGGAGAAGCCGCTCACCGGCCTCCTGTCTTCGCAAGAGAGAGGCCAGATTCTGACGACCCTTCCGGGGATCCTTTTCAAGAAGGAGAATCCAGGGCTCCCGCTCTTCGAAGGGAAGAGATTCGAGATACTTCCTTTGAAGAGGGAGCGGGGAAGCAAGAAAGCTCTCCGGTTTATCCCATGAAAAGACCGGAACCTCAGGAAGGTCCCGGTCAATATTCATGTTCCTCTCCACCCTGACTACTTGCTGTCCCTGCGCTCGGAGATCCGGGCCTTCTTGCCCTTCAGCTTTCTCAGGTAGTAGAGCTTGGAGCGGCGAACCTTGCCGCGGCTGAGGACTTCGAGTTCGCTGATGCTCGGGCTGTGCAGGGGGAATACCCGTTCAACGCCCACACCCCCGGAGATCTTTCTCACGGTGAAGGTCGCGGCTGCACTGCTCCCGCGGCGCTGAATCACTGTCCCCTGGAAGGGCTGATAACGTTCCTTGCTGCCTTCGACAACCCGGACCCTGAAGCGTACGGTGTCCCCCACATTGAAGTCGGGAAATTCGTTTCTCATTTGCTGGCTGTTGATCGTGTCGACGATGTTCACCGTCTACCTCCGGTCTACAACCCGGGTTCATCCGGGTCTTCATGATTCAACGAAGGAAGCAGGTCCGGCCGATGTTCTTCCGTAAGAAGCCGGGACTGTTCTTTTCGCCACTCCTCGATTTTTGCGTGGTTCCCGCTCAAAAGCAATTTGGGAACCGTCAGACCCCGAAACTCCTCGGGGCGAGTGTAATGGGGCCAGTCAAGCAGGCCCATCTTGTCCTCTCCAAAGGAATCCGTTTCCGCAGATTCCAGATCACCCATCACATCCGGGAGAAGTCGAACGACCGAGTCGATCACTGCCGCTGCGGCCGGTTCCCCTCCCGTCAGAATGTAATCCCCGAGAGAAATCTCCTCGCTGATCACCAGATCGCGAACTCTCTCGTCGATTCCCTTGTAGCGCCCGCATAGCAGGGTAATTTCCGCTTCCCGGCTCAGACGCTGGGCTGTCTCCTGCTTGTAGGGACGGCCTCTGGGAGAAAGGAAAATCACCGGATGACCCGGATGATCGCTTTTCTCCTGAATCGACTCGATGGCTTTCACCAGAGGTTCCACCATCAGGATCATTCCTGCGGCGCCTCCATAAGGCGCATCATCAATCGTTCCGTGGCGATCTTTCGCAAAATCCCTTGGATTTACGAAACGGTACTCGACCACCTGGTTCCGGATCGCTCGGCCGAGAATCCCCGTTTGGACAGCCGTTTCCAGAAAGTCCGGAAAAAGCGTGACCACGTTGATGACCATGGCCCTCCTAGAGATCCAGCAGACCGTCGGGAGGATCAATCAGAATCCGGTGTTCTTTCAAATCCAGATCCCTGACGATCGGCTCCACGAATGGAATCCGGTACATCTTCTCCTCGCCCTGAACCAGCAGGAGATGCTGGGCCGGGATCATTTCCAGACCCCGAACTTCCCCGAGTTTTTGTCCATCGGGGAGAAGAACCTGAAATCCGGCAATCTGAAAGGGCAGGACTTCCGGTGGATCCTCCACATCAAGGGTTTCCCCCTCAAAAACGAGGATCCAGTCCCGATGACTCTCCGCTTCTTCCAGACTTTCAATCCCTTCCAGCCCCAGAACCCAACAGTTTCCTGCTGGACGCCTGGACAGGATTCTTGCGGGCTTCCCAAGATCCGCCCCCTCAAGCCGAAGCTGAGCGGAATCAAGAACCTCGGGCCAGAAGTCCTGGGAAAGGAGAAGCTTGAACTCGCCTTTCAGTCCGACTGATCGGACGACCCGACCCAATTCCAGTCGCACGAGACCTAGTCCAGTTCCCGAATCCGAAGAAAGACCCTACGGTCTTCCTGGTGACTCTTCGTGGAGAGAAGCGTCCGGATGGCCTCTGCCGTCTTCCCGTGACGACCGATCACCCTTCCCAAGTCCTTCTGTTCTACCAAAAGGGTATAGGTCAGATCCCCTTCGCTCTCTTCCATCTCGATCTGGACTTTCTCCGGGAAGTCCGCCAGAGAGTCAGCAACAAAGCGTATCAACTGATCCATCGCTACGTCTCTTCCGAAGCTTCGGGGGCGGCTTCCTCTGCGGGAGCCTCCTCGGCGCCAGCTTCTTCTTCAGTCCCGGCTTCTTCCGCGGGAGTTTCTTCCGCAGCCGCCGCTTCCTCGGCAGCCTTGGCGGCCGCCGCTTCTTCCTCGGCAGCCTTGGCAGCAGCTTCTTCGGCAGCCTTGGCCGCGGCCTCTTCCGCTGCCTTGGCAGCCGCAATGTCCGTCTTCTTCTGGGCCTTCTTGTCAGCGCGGCTCAGACGGCCTTCTTCAGGCTTGGGCTGTTTGCTCTTCCATTCCTCCAGGCGACTGTCCAGTTCCTCCGGGGAAACG from Candidatus Krumholzibacteriia bacterium harbors:
- the rpsP gene encoding 30S ribosomal protein S16, with the protein product MSATIRLTRMGAMKRPFYRIVVLDSRKRRDGRYLENLGTYNPVPAQAEITLKEDRILYWLGEGVQMSNTVESLLRSAGILEKHSLLKSGVSPEELDSRLEEWKSKQPKPEEGRLSRADKKAQKKTDIAAAKAAEEAAAKAAEEAAAKAAEEEAAAAKAAEEAAAAEETPAEEAGTEEEAGAEEAPAEEAAPEASEET